The segment GCAGGAATTAGGCTTTTTTATAGAGGAAATCAATGAAAATTAGTATAATAATACTAGGTAGATTTCGAAATTATTGATTTTACATAAAAGTTTATAGAGAAAGCGGGAGAAAAACGAATGATAGAAGCTATAGATAAAGCCGTTATATTTCAAGTAGCAGGTGGAGAATACGCTATTTCCATTCAGGATGTTATATCAATTGAAAAAGAGGAGAATATAACTAGTGTTGCCCAGCTGCCATCATATGTAATTGGTATAACGAAGGTGCGAGATGAGCTTATACCAGTGATTGATCTTGAAAATATCCTGTATAACAAAACATCAACTTCATCAGAGCATAACAGACTTATTGTCATCAGACAGGAGGAACTGTCATTTGCTGTCCTTGTTCATGCAGCGAAAGAAATAATTGATGTGAAAGCCGAAATGATCAAGCAAGCTGGCCTGTCCGTTTACCAAAAGACAAGTTATTTTACTGGTGTTTTAAACGTAGAGGATGATCGCTTAATTATGATGATTGATCCGAAAAATTTACTTGATTCACTTGCAGGCCTCAACGATATCAAGGATTATATGAATAAACAGCCTGTGTAAAGATGAGGATTGGTGGGTGCTATGAAGGAGTTCTATCCGAAAAAAGGCAGAGTAATTTTGCATGTTGATATGAACAGTTTTTATGCATCTGTAGAAATGGCATATGACCCTGAATTAAAAGGAAAGCCACTTGCTATCGCTGGAAATGTGGAGGAACGAAAAGGGATTATTATCACTTGCAGCTATGAGGCCAGAAAATTTGGCGTGAAAACAACGATGCCTTTATGGGAAGCGAAAAAACTGTGTCCCAATATGATTATTAAGAAGCCGCAGTTTGACAGATATCGAACAGCTTCTGTTGCCATGTTTGATATTTTGCGTGAGTTTACCGATTTAGTTGAGCCTGTTTCAATTGATGAGGGTTATCTTGATATTACAGAGAGTTATGAATTTGGAACACCGCTAGAAATAGCGGAAACCATTCAAAAAAGAATATACGACAGACTCGATTTACCATGCAGTATTGGGATTGCTCCTAATAAATTTCTTGCAAAAATGGCGTCGGATTTCAAGAAACCAATGGGGATCACGGTTTTGCGGAAAAGAGATGTTCCTTCTGTGCTTTGGCCACTTGCTGTGGAGGAAATGCACGGAATTGGCAAGAAGACAGGCGAAAAGCTTAGGAGCCAGGGGATTGATACAATTAAGGCCCTTGCAGAGGCTGATTCTATCCAGCTGAAGGGATTACTTGGTATTAATGGGCCACGGCTTAAGGATCGAGCAAATGGTATTGACAACAGACATGTCGATCCGCAAAGTGCAAATGAATTTAAAAGTATCGGTAACTCGACAACACTTGCTAAGGATACATCAAACCAGCAGGAGCTATTTCTTACTATAGCTGAGCTGGCACATAAGGTCGCGACGCGCATGAAGCGCAAGAAAGTCCACACAAAGGGGATAAGCATTACAATCCGTTATAGTAACAGAAAGAACTTTTCAAAAAGCAAAAAGCTGAATAATCCACTTAAGTCAGAAAGTGATTTAATAGAGGTCAGCAAGGAATTATTTCTGCAGGGCTGGAATGGAAATCCTATTAGACTGCTTGGTATTACTGCGACAGACTTAGTAGAAAATGACCATGTTGCAAAACAGCTAGACTTGTTTTCATTTGAGAAGGAAGCGGAAAAAGAACCGTTATGGAAAACGATTGAACAGCTGAAGGAGAAGTATGGCACGAAGATTATTGAACCTGCCTCTGAGCGAAACGGTATATCAAAATCTGACGAAGATGTCGGTACTCAAACCAGTTTTAACAAAGATTTCCTTCAAGGAAAGTAGTTTTTAAGATAATTTGCTTTTTGAGAAAATTTTTTTCAAAATTTCGATGAAAGTTTGTTTGGAATGAGCTAGAATAGTTGTATAAATAGTAGAATCTTGCTAAAGTAAAGTGAATTCAACTATAAAGCTAAGGATACATAGTTTAGAAGGGACGTTAAAAGATGACAAAACAGCAATTTGGGGTTATTGGTTTAGCAGTAATGGGTAAAAACCTTGCTATGAACATCGAAAGCAGGGGCTATACTGTTTCAGTATTCAACCGTTCTAAAGAAAAAACGGAAGAAATGCTGCAAGAAACAGAAGGCAAAAACATTTTCGGAACATACACAATGGAAGAGTTTGTGCAATCATTGGAAGTGCCTCGCAAAATCATGCTTATGGTTAAAGCCGGCCCAGCAACTGATGCTACAATCGAACAATTAAAGCCATTGCTTGATAAAGGCGACATTGTTATTGATGGAGGAAACACTTTCTTCGTAGATACGCAACGACGCAACAAAGAATTAAGTGAGCTTGGAATCCACTTTATCGGAACAGGTGTATCCGGCGGAGAAGAGGGAGCTCTTAAAGGGCCTTCTATCATGCCTGGTGGACAAAAAGAAGCTTATGAGCTTGTAGCTCCTATCTTCCAAGATATTTCCGCTAAAGTGAACGATGAGCCTTGTACAACATACATCGGTCCAGATGGTGCTGGCCACTATGTAAAAATGGTTCATAACGGAATTGAATATGGAGATATGCAATTAATCTGTGAAGCATACTTCATCATGAAGCATGTTCTTGGCCTTGAAGCTCAAGAATTGCATGAAGTGTTTGCTGACTGGAACAAAGGCGAGCTTGACAGCTACTTGATCGAAATCACTGCAGATATCTTCACTAAAGTGGATGAAGAAACTGGTAAGCCACTAGTAGACTTGATCCTTGACACTGCAGGCCAAAAAGGTACTGGTAAATGGACAAGCCAAAGTGCATTAGACTTAGGTGTTCCGCTTCCAATGATTACTGAATCAGTATTTGCACGTTTCATTTCTGCAATGAAAGACGAACGTACAAAAGCTAGCAAAGTATTGACTGGACCAGAAATCAAAGCATTTACTGGCGATAAAGCAGCATACATTGAGTCTGTTCGCAAAGCGCTATACTTGAGCAAGATTGTTTCTTATGCGCAAGGTTTCGCGCAAATGAGAGCTGCATCTGAAGAGTATAACTGGGATCTTAACTACGGTGAGATTGCGATGATTTTCCGTGGAGGCTGCATTATCCGTGCACAATTCCTACAAAAAATCAAGGATGCTTATGACCGTGACCCAGAATTGAAAAACCTATTGCTTGATCCTTACTTCAGCGATATCACAGAGCAATACCAATCTGCTCTTCGCGAAGTAATTTCAGGTGCTGTATTAAACGGTATTCCTGTACCAAGCTTTGCTGCTGCACTAGCTTACTTTGACAGCTACCGTACAGAAACACTTCCAGCAAACCTTCTTCAAGCACAACGTGACTATTTCGGTGCACACACATACCAACGCACTGATAAAGAAGGCGTATTCCACACTAACTGGATGAAATAATAAGCCAAACAAAAAAACACCTATATGGTGTTTTTTTGTTTGCTTGCTTTTATACAAATTCAATATCAATACATACAATTTCTGAACGGCTTCCTAAACGAATCGGAGGTCCCCAAAAGCCATATCCAGATGATACAATTGCATGAAGCTGCTCCTTTTGTTTATAGCCCCAATCGAGTTCAAATACCCTTCTAGTAATTAAATGATTTGGTGCCATTTGACCTCTATGTGTATGGCCAGATAAGGATAAATCGATACCCTCCTCCATTGCTTGCACTAACTCTGCAGGCTGGTGATCCATCATAATCACAGGGAAATCGGCAGGTTTTTGTTTCACCAGTTCCTTGATAGGCAAGCGCTTTTTATCTGTCTTATCCTTTCTGCCAACCAGGATAAACCGGTCATCTATTACTTCTGTCTCATCCATTAATATCTTTACACCGACACGATTCATTTCCTCCAAAAACTCCGGAATTTTATTGCCATAATATTCATGGTTTCCTAGCACGCCGTAAATTCCTAAGGGAGCAGTTAATTCCATCATTTTATCGCCCATTCTTTTACGAAGGAAAGGAATAGGGTCATCGTCAATAATATCTCCTGGAAAAAGAATAATATCTGGTGTCAATCCATTGATTTGCT is part of the Niallia taxi genome and harbors:
- a CDS encoding chemotaxis protein CheW, translated to MIEAIDKAVIFQVAGGEYAISIQDVISIEKEENITSVAQLPSYVIGITKVRDELIPVIDLENILYNKTSTSSEHNRLIVIRQEELSFAVLVHAAKEIIDVKAEMIKQAGLSVYQKTSYFTGVLNVEDDRLIMMIDPKNLLDSLAGLNDIKDYMNKQPV
- a CDS encoding DNA polymerase IV; the protein is MKEFYPKKGRVILHVDMNSFYASVEMAYDPELKGKPLAIAGNVEERKGIIITCSYEARKFGVKTTMPLWEAKKLCPNMIIKKPQFDRYRTASVAMFDILREFTDLVEPVSIDEGYLDITESYEFGTPLEIAETIQKRIYDRLDLPCSIGIAPNKFLAKMASDFKKPMGITVLRKRDVPSVLWPLAVEEMHGIGKKTGEKLRSQGIDTIKALAEADSIQLKGLLGINGPRLKDRANGIDNRHVDPQSANEFKSIGNSTTLAKDTSNQQELFLTIAELAHKVATRMKRKKVHTKGISITIRYSNRKNFSKSKKLNNPLKSESDLIEVSKELFLQGWNGNPIRLLGITATDLVENDHVAKQLDLFSFEKEAEKEPLWKTIEQLKEKYGTKIIEPASERNGISKSDEDVGTQTSFNKDFLQGK
- the gndA gene encoding NADP-dependent phosphogluconate dehydrogenase, yielding MTKQQFGVIGLAVMGKNLAMNIESRGYTVSVFNRSKEKTEEMLQETEGKNIFGTYTMEEFVQSLEVPRKIMLMVKAGPATDATIEQLKPLLDKGDIVIDGGNTFFVDTQRRNKELSELGIHFIGTGVSGGEEGALKGPSIMPGGQKEAYELVAPIFQDISAKVNDEPCTTYIGPDGAGHYVKMVHNGIEYGDMQLICEAYFIMKHVLGLEAQELHEVFADWNKGELDSYLIEITADIFTKVDEETGKPLVDLILDTAGQKGTGKWTSQSALDLGVPLPMITESVFARFISAMKDERTKASKVLTGPEIKAFTGDKAAYIESVRKALYLSKIVSYAQGFAQMRAASEEYNWDLNYGEIAMIFRGGCIIRAQFLQKIKDAYDRDPELKNLLLDPYFSDITEQYQSALREVISGAVLNGIPVPSFAAALAYFDSYRTETLPANLLQAQRDYFGAHTYQRTDKEGVFHTNWMK
- a CDS encoding metallophosphoesterase, which translates into the protein MGKTKIVLQFLLMFLLYNLIILYIGWNIFTWLEVLLPNVYVPVLTALLLIVAYSYFAGHLIRSIPVFRIVGSYWLGFLQYAVLILPLADLIAYIISRYTDADKTIAIVGIATFIVFAYLLIAGSYNAYSPVVKQYELMIPKTAAKPSKLRIAMASDMHFGTLSGNAHLNRLVEQINGLTPDIILFPGDIIDDDPIPFLRKRMGDKMMELTAPLGIYGVLGNHEYYGNKIPEFLEEMNRVGVKILMDETEVIDDRFILVGRKDKTDKKRLPIKELVKQKPADFPVIMMDHQPAELVQAMEEGIDLSLSGHTHRGQMAPNHLITRRVFELDWGYKQKEQLHAIVSSGYGFWGPPIRLGSRSEIVCIDIEFV